From Anopheles funestus chromosome 3RL, idAnoFuneDA-416_04, whole genome shotgun sequence, a single genomic window includes:
- the LOC125769222 gene encoding calcium-binding protein E63-1 isoform X6 produces the protein MSQNFINLSEIRDLRTAFDLLDRDQDGHVTPEELQFMLRNLGIHVRDELIDDLLREASRTGSGLIDETEFLQWVARIQALKDDSNTSSSSSSSNNPAQSADDDLTQDLVAAFRVFDRDGNGYITRDELKSAMDMIGENVTEYQLNEMLELADADKDGRINYEDFQNFFLNNFDALVQPPKK, from the exons ATCTGCGAACAGCATTTGACCTGCTCGACCGTGACCAGGATGGGCACGTGACACCAGAAGAGCTGCAGTTCATGCTGCGAAACCTCGGCATACACGTGCGGGACGAACTGATCGACGATCTGCTGCGGGAAGCCAGTCGGACAG GCAGCGGGCTGATAGACGAAACAGAGTTCCTGCAGTGGGTGGCGAGAATACAGGCCCTAAAAGACGACAGCAACaccagtagcagcagtagcagtagcaaCAATCCCGCCCAGTCCGCCGACGACGATCTAACGCAGGATCTAGTGGCAGCGTTCCG AGTATTCGATCGTGATGGTAATGGGTACATTACGCGAGACGAGCTAAAATCCGCCATGGATATGATCGGCGAGAATGTGACCGAGTATCAGCTGAACGAAATGCTGGAGCTTGCCGACGCCGACAAGGACGGCCGAATCAACTACGAAG actttcaaaactttttccttAACAATTTCGATGCGCTGGTGCAACCTCCGAAGAAGTAA